Proteins from one Oscillatoria nigro-viridis PCC 7112 genomic window:
- a CDS encoding photosystem II S4 domain protein: MLPREELLKGIENRECVARALDQAEQAIKTWEVTQTDFLSPPELADTLTVFKRLTDVELVAWGGYPQAERQRIAIARSDIPIDSASVSIAAVEIAGNFLFDTASHRDFLGAMLGTGIVREKTGDVIVLGERGAQAIVMPEMVEYLEMSLQQVRSVPVKTQRIELSELKIREPKKKEMTTVEASMRLDAVASAGFAMSRSKMADLIGSGDVRVNWKDVTQASYNVKSGDLIAVTGKGRLEIGEVAVTKKERYRVQLTRYL, translated from the coding sequence GAACAAGCAATTAAAACTTGGGAAGTTACTCAGACTGATTTTCTGTCGCCTCCAGAATTGGCGGACACTCTGACGGTATTTAAGCGCTTGACAGACGTGGAATTAGTGGCTTGGGGCGGCTACCCGCAAGCTGAAAGACAAAGAATTGCGATCGCGCGATCGGATATCCCGATCGACTCTGCTAGCGTTAGCATTGCTGCGGTAGAAATCGCTGGCAATTTCTTGTTCGATACAGCTTCTCACCGCGACTTTTTAGGGGCGATGTTGGGTACGGGAATTGTCCGGGAGAAAACTGGCGATGTGATTGTTTTGGGAGAACGCGGCGCGCAAGCCATTGTCATGCCGGAGATGGTAGAGTATTTGGAGATGAGTTTGCAGCAAGTGCGATCGGTTCCTGTAAAAACTCAGCGCATTGAGTTGAGCGAACTCAAAATTAGAGAACCCAAAAAGAAAGAAATGACAACCGTTGAAGCATCCATGAGATTGGATGCTGTCGCCTCGGCTGGATTCGCAATGTCTCGCAGCAAAATGGCCGATTTAATTGGCAGCGGTGACGTGCGAGTTAACTGGAAAGACGTTACTCAAGCTAGTTATAATGTCAAGTCGGGAGATTTAATTGCTGTTACGGGCAAAGGAAGATTGGAAATTGGGGAAGTTGCTGTTACTAAGAAGGAACGCTATCGAGTCCAGTTAACTCGATATTTGTAA